A single window of Gadus morhua chromosome 22, gadMor3.0, whole genome shotgun sequence DNA harbors:
- the LOC115535484 gene encoding uncharacterized protein LOC115535484 yields the protein MAAVSFKLVVETANGNKKAEYKPASHCHQKLGWALNEFEDSVSDFSFKTAGKFGLPPYLTQVTFGNDTITKTDTGFWQILVQNHNMTTPAGLFNYTVQDSDVIILRYMAK from the exons TGAGCTTTAAACTGGTGGTGGAGACTGCTAATGGCAACAAGAAAGCTGAATACAAACCTGCTTCGCACTGCCACCAGAAACTCGGTTGGGCGTTGAATGAATTTGAAGATTCAGTCTCAGACTTCAG TTTCAAAACTGCAGGCAAATTTGGATTGCCACCTTATTTGACCCAGGTGACTTTTGGTAATGACACTATTACCAAAACTGACACCGGCTTCTGGCAAATTCTGGTGCAAAACCACAACATGACAACACCTGCTG GACTCTTCAACTACACTGTCCAGGACAGTGACGTGATCATCCTGCGTTACATGGCCAAGTGA